A window of the Rhizobium brockwellii genome harbors these coding sequences:
- a CDS encoding DUF922 domain-containing Zn-dependent protease yields MTTNFLSCVLAAVFTLVPAMALAEWQATEEVRPYSISGKTGAELYESIGARGPEAGAGRAIAHTTFKLTWTRKYEPQGNACVIVTNRPKLIITYTLPKPSAALPAAVKSSWQAFISAVQAHERVHGETIKEMVKEIEATSIGLTVDDDPDCKKIRIELTRRLGEISARQRQRGRDFDKIEMGDGGNIQQLILKLVNGP; encoded by the coding sequence GTGACGACAAATTTTCTATCCTGTGTGCTGGCGGCGGTTTTCACGTTGGTGCCCGCCATGGCGCTGGCTGAGTGGCAGGCGACCGAAGAGGTGCGGCCTTATTCGATATCTGGCAAAACGGGCGCTGAGCTCTACGAATCGATCGGCGCGCGAGGGCCTGAAGCCGGTGCTGGCAGGGCGATCGCGCATACGACGTTCAAGTTGACCTGGACCAGGAAATACGAACCGCAGGGCAATGCTTGCGTCATCGTGACCAACCGGCCGAAGCTCATCATCACCTATACGTTGCCGAAACCATCTGCTGCGCTGCCAGCCGCCGTCAAGAGCAGCTGGCAGGCCTTCATATCAGCTGTGCAGGCGCATGAGCGGGTGCATGGCGAGACCATCAAGGAAATGGTCAAGGAGATCGAGGCGACAAGCATCGGCCTCACCGTTGACGATGATCCCGATTGCAAGAAGATCAGGATCGAGCTGACCCGCCGCCTCGGTGAGATCTCCGCCCGGCAGCGCCAGCGCGGCCGTGACTTCGACAAGATCGAAATGGGTGATGGCGGCAATATCCAGCAGCTCATCCTCAAGCTGGTCAATGGGCCGTGA
- a CDS encoding MFS transporter, translating into MDISQGPGSVLRHPGYLNFAASRVFSSLSFQSIGIAMGWMIYDQTHSAFALGLVGLCQFLPMAVLTFVVGHVADRFDRRRIGLVCQLIEAVTALVLAVATWQQWLTPAGILVAVTVLGAVVAFERPTMAALLPNIVPASMLQKAVATSTSMMQTALIIGPSLGGLLYGLHPVAPFALAALLFAVASFNVISIRMQWSPAKREPVTLASVFAGVSFIRSRPVMLGTISLDLFAVLLGGATALLPMFASDILHAGPWGLGFLRAAPAVGALAMSIVLARRPLESNVGRKMLAAVAVFGVATIVFSLSTNIALSVVALLVIGASDTVSVVVRSSLVQLLTPDEMRGRVSAVNSLFIGTSNQLGEFESGMMAAALGPVATGVVGGLGTIVVVLLWMRLFPDLTKVKTLQG; encoded by the coding sequence ATGGACATATCCCAAGGGCCGGGGAGCGTTCTTCGCCACCCCGGCTATCTGAACTTCGCTGCCTCCCGCGTTTTTTCCTCGCTCTCCTTCCAGTCCATTGGCATCGCCATGGGATGGATGATCTACGATCAGACACACAGCGCCTTTGCGCTCGGCCTCGTCGGCTTGTGCCAGTTCCTGCCGATGGCGGTGCTGACCTTCGTCGTCGGCCATGTCGCCGACCGGTTCGACCGGCGGCGCATCGGGCTTGTCTGCCAGTTGATCGAAGCGGTGACGGCGCTGGTGCTGGCGGTCGCCACCTGGCAGCAATGGCTGACACCGGCCGGCATCCTTGTCGCCGTCACGGTGCTCGGCGCCGTCGTCGCCTTCGAACGGCCGACCATGGCGGCGCTGTTGCCGAACATCGTGCCGGCCTCGATGCTGCAGAAGGCAGTCGCAACCTCGACCTCGATGATGCAGACGGCGCTGATCATCGGCCCCTCGCTCGGAGGCCTGCTTTATGGCCTCCACCCCGTCGCGCCTTTTGCCTTGGCGGCGCTGCTCTTTGCCGTCGCAAGCTTCAACGTCATCTCGATCCGCATGCAATGGAGCCCTGCCAAGCGTGAGCCGGTGACGCTCGCCTCGGTCTTTGCCGGCGTCTCGTTCATCCGCAGCCGGCCGGTGATGCTCGGCACGATCTCGCTCGATCTCTTCGCAGTGCTGCTCGGCGGCGCGACTGCGCTGCTGCCGATGTTCGCCAGCGATATCCTGCATGCCGGTCCCTGGGGTCTCGGTTTTCTGCGCGCGGCCCCGGCGGTCGGCGCGCTCGCCATGTCGATCGTGCTTGCCCGCCGGCCGCTCGAGAGCAATGTCGGGCGCAAGATGCTTGCCGCCGTCGCCGTGTTCGGCGTCGCCACCATCGTCTTCTCGCTGTCGACCAATATCGCACTTTCCGTCGTAGCGCTGCTCGTCATCGGCGCGTCCGATACGGTGAGCGTCGTCGTGCGCAGCTCGCTGGTGCAGCTTCTGACGCCGGACGAGATGCGTGGCCGCGTCAGCGCCGTCAACTCGCTGTTCATCGGCACCTCCAATCAGCTCGGTGAATTCGAATCCGGCATGATGGCGGCGGCGCTTGGGCCAGTCGCCACCGGCGTTGTCGGTGGGCTCGGTACAATCGTCGTCGTGCTCCTGTGGATGCGGCTCTTCCCAGATCTCACCAAGGTCAAGACGCTGCAGGGCTAG
- a CDS encoding Crp/Fnr family transcriptional regulator: MIEPLLLNLGSRDVLSAEEQSHLRAIIDKDRYFAAGEDLVSEGSRPGYSTLLLDGFAARYKVMADGSRQITALHVAGDFVDLHAFPIKKMDHGIVALSSCHVAFADHADLKAITERMPHLTRLLWLDTLVDGAIHREWIVAMGRRSKRAHIAHLVCELFVRLQVVKRTRGASFQFPLTQIEMADVLGVSVVHLNKTLQALRREGVFTWENRTITIVDWERLQEIAEFDPGYLSIFREPR; this comes from the coding sequence GTGATTGAACCCCTGCTGCTGAACCTTGGAAGCCGAGATGTGCTGTCGGCCGAAGAGCAAAGCCATCTCAGAGCAATCATCGACAAAGACAGGTATTTTGCTGCCGGGGAGGATCTCGTTTCCGAAGGGAGCAGGCCGGGCTACAGCACGCTGCTGCTCGATGGTTTTGCGGCGCGCTACAAGGTGATGGCCGATGGCAGCCGCCAGATCACCGCGCTGCATGTCGCCGGCGATTTCGTCGATCTGCATGCTTTCCCGATCAAGAAGATGGATCACGGCATCGTCGCGCTGTCGTCCTGTCATGTTGCCTTCGCCGATCACGCCGATCTCAAGGCGATCACCGAGCGAATGCCGCATCTGACCCGGCTGCTCTGGCTCGATACGCTGGTCGATGGCGCCATCCACCGCGAGTGGATCGTCGCCATGGGTCGGCGCTCCAAGCGCGCCCATATCGCCCATCTCGTCTGCGAACTCTTCGTGCGGCTGCAGGTGGTGAAGCGGACGCGCGGCGCAAGCTTCCAGTTTCCGTTGACGCAGATCGAGATGGCCGACGTACTCGGCGTTTCCGTCGTCCACCTGAACAAGACGCTGCAGGCGCTGAGGCGCGAGGGCGTGTTCACCTGGGAGAACCGGACGATCACCATCGTCGACTGGGAACGCCTGCAGGAAATCGCCGAATTCGATCCCGGCTATCTCAGCATCTTCAGGGAACCACGTTAA
- a CDS encoding DUF6894 family protein, which translates to MARYYFDLHNGEGPTRDEHGTELKSREDIPKELTRILLDVARDELPAGDRMTIAITVRDESGDPVTVASLVFNNEWLDVLR; encoded by the coding sequence ATGGCTCGCTACTATTTCGATCTACACAATGGGGAAGGTCCGACACGCGACGAGCACGGCACCGAGCTCAAATCTCGCGAAGACATTCCGAAAGAGCTGACCCGCATCCTGCTGGATGTGGCCCGCGACGAACTGCCCGCGGGTGATCGCATGACCATCGCCATTACCGTTCGCGACGAGAGCGGCGATCCGGTCACGGTTGCCAGCCTCGTCTTCAACAATGAATGGCTCGACGTCTTACGATAG
- a CDS encoding DUF6894 family protein, producing the protein MPKFYFQLFDRDGAGTTETAYDFESIEAAKAEARRVLAEMATEGLPTAPLNMMSVELFDESRRPLAEIRLILEEIAK; encoded by the coding sequence GTGCCGAAATTCTACTTTCAACTTTTCGATCGTGATGGCGCCGGGACGACCGAGACGGCATATGATTTTGAATCCATCGAAGCAGCGAAAGCGGAGGCGCGGCGTGTGTTGGCGGAGATGGCCACCGAAGGCTTGCCGACTGCACCTTTGAATATGATGTCGGTGGAACTCTTCGATGAAAGCCGTAGGCCGCTTGCTGAAATCCGGCTCATTCTCGAAGAAATCGCGAAATAG
- a CDS encoding DUF427 domain-containing protein, with product MSDKSIKIPGPDHPITVEHNPSRVVVTLGGKTIADTRDALTLCEASYPPVQYIPRKDVDMSLLQRTDHSSHCPYKGDASYYSIIPGGERSKNAVWTYEAPNAAVSSIKDHLAFYPDRVDGIEEMASPEAGAF from the coding sequence ATGTCAGACAAGTCGATCAAGATTCCGGGGCCGGATCATCCGATCACCGTCGAGCACAATCCCTCCCGCGTCGTCGTCACGCTTGGCGGCAAGACGATTGCCGATACGCGCGATGCACTGACGCTGTGCGAGGCCTCCTATCCGCCGGTGCAGTATATTCCGCGCAAGGATGTCGACATGTCGCTGCTTCAACGCACCGACCATAGCAGCCATTGCCCCTATAAGGGCGACGCCTCCTATTACAGCATCATTCCGGGCGGCGAGCGCTCGAAGAATGCCGTCTGGACCTACGAGGCGCCGAATGCCGCGGTCAGCAGCATCAAGGACCATCTCGCCTTCTATCCCGACCGCGTCGACGGCATCGAGGAGATGGCCTCTCCGGAAGCCGGCGCTTTCTGA
- a CDS encoding B3/B4 domain-containing protein, translated as MQFSHSDAMWQAFPELRAGALHAGGIDADADVEAAIASFNAIAEARLAKAQEGEFPEIQAWRRGFSRMGLKPTQYRCASEALLRRFRQEHALPRLHPLIDLCNAISLAFAIPIAVFDIEKIAGDLEVRRAKGDETYLTFAGEIEHPEANEVIFADDEHRAHARRWTNRQSGLSAVRETTRSVLIVAEALHASAGDDIARLVEAVADALARHWPATPKTAMLTPVSPRFEF; from the coding sequence ATGCAGTTCAGCCATTCCGATGCCATGTGGCAGGCCTTTCCGGAGCTTCGCGCCGGCGCGCTCCACGCGGGAGGGATCGATGCGGATGCCGATGTCGAGGCGGCAATCGCAAGCTTCAACGCGATTGCCGAGGCCCGGCTGGCCAAAGCGCAGGAAGGCGAATTCCCCGAAATCCAGGCCTGGCGGCGCGGCTTTTCCCGCATGGGGCTGAAGCCGACGCAATATCGCTGCGCTTCCGAGGCGCTGCTGCGCCGCTTCCGCCAGGAACATGCGCTGCCGCGCCTGCATCCGCTCATCGATCTCTGCAACGCGATTTCGCTCGCCTTCGCCATTCCGATCGCCGTCTTCGACATTGAAAAGATCGCTGGCGATCTCGAAGTCCGGCGAGCCAAGGGTGACGAGACCTATCTGACTTTCGCTGGCGAAATCGAGCATCCGGAGGCGAACGAAGTGATCTTCGCAGACGATGAGCACAGGGCACATGCGCGGCGCTGGACGAATAGGCAGAGCGGGCTTTCGGCGGTGCGGGAGACGACGCGCTCGGTGCTGATCGTTGCCGAGGCCCTGCACGCTTCCGCCGGCGACGACATCGCCAGGCTGGTCGAAGCAGTTGCGGATGCGCTTGCACGTCACTGGCCGGCGACGCCGAAAACGGCGATGCTAACTCCGGTATCGCCGCGCTTCGAATTCTAA
- a CDS encoding DMT family transporter encodes MSMQVQGYLYLALAMLTVGSTVIASKLIASGLPPFSATALRFAIAFPILLVLMRATGTRLPRFSRHDRLILIIQAGAGSVGYTTLLISGLSLTSAADAGVIIGTLPVVSAAISILLLRERPQPALLLAVALATSGVLSIAFTPDAAGGSLAGNALIFCAVVCEGLFILLNKKLKTEIAPLALSTLMAGIGFIVAAIPAIFEAPFAQGISASAVGAVVYYALVPTVGGFLLWYAGAERVSGTEAALFTAVAPVSAVMLAFIILGEPVGLSQIAGIACVLAAVLGLAFAGSRSVKLAGGR; translated from the coding sequence ATGTCGATGCAGGTTCAAGGTTATCTCTATCTGGCGCTGGCGATGCTGACGGTCGGAAGCACTGTGATCGCAAGCAAGCTGATCGCTTCGGGTCTGCCGCCGTTCAGCGCCACCGCATTGCGCTTCGCCATCGCCTTTCCTATCCTTCTCGTGCTGATGCGGGCGACCGGCACGCGGCTGCCGAGGTTTTCCCGGCATGACCGCCTCATCCTCATCATTCAGGCCGGGGCCGGCAGTGTTGGTTACACGACGCTGCTGATCTCCGGCCTCAGCCTGACCTCGGCGGCCGATGCTGGCGTCATTATCGGCACGCTGCCGGTGGTGTCGGCCGCAATCTCCATCCTGCTGCTACGCGAACGGCCGCAGCCTGCGCTGCTTCTCGCGGTGGCGCTTGCGACATCAGGCGTGCTGTCGATCGCCTTCACGCCGGATGCGGCCGGCGGATCATTGGCCGGCAATGCGCTGATCTTCTGCGCCGTCGTCTGCGAAGGGCTGTTCATCCTGCTGAATAAAAAGCTGAAGACGGAGATTGCGCCGCTTGCCCTGTCGACGCTGATGGCCGGCATTGGCTTCATCGTTGCCGCCATACCGGCCATTTTCGAAGCGCCTTTCGCACAGGGTATTTCCGCAAGCGCTGTAGGTGCCGTCGTCTATTATGCGCTAGTGCCGACCGTCGGGGGATTTCTGCTCTGGTATGCGGGAGCAGAAAGGGTGAGCGGCACCGAAGCCGCGCTCTTCACCGCGGTTGCGCCAGTTTCCGCCGTCATGCTTGCCTTCATCATCCTTGGCGAGCCGGTCGGGCTCAGCCAGATCGCCGGTATCGCCTGCGTGCTTGCGGCCGTACTCGGGCTTGCCTTTGCCGGGAGCCGTAGCGTGAAACTTGCCGGAGGGAGATAG
- a CDS encoding helix-turn-helix transcriptional regulator produces MAKNQFRMLRSALAGVEAVEAETHHCFARHTHEQFGIGLMSAGAQASLSGRGMVEAEAGDIITVNPNEVHDGAPIGEGRSWRILYFDPAIVTGLSREISESGVGRSEIPHPVIRNAAIAARFETLFGAVTGGRAAEELLHDELLLQIVADVMRERYGIEERPLVPASIRAARDLIDDDPLAAVSLADLSRESGLSRFQVLRGFAKATGLTPHAYLVQARIHIARRLIAQGMPLAEAAFASGFADQSHMTRVFVRKYGLSPRRYAGAFL; encoded by the coding sequence ATGGCGAAAAACCAGTTCAGGATGTTGCGCTCGGCGCTGGCAGGCGTCGAAGCGGTGGAAGCGGAAACGCATCACTGCTTCGCCCGTCATACGCACGAGCAGTTCGGCATCGGCTTGATGTCCGCCGGCGCGCAGGCGTCGCTGAGCGGCCGTGGCATGGTGGAGGCTGAGGCCGGCGACATCATCACGGTCAATCCGAACGAAGTGCATGACGGCGCGCCGATAGGCGAGGGCCGGTCGTGGCGCATCCTCTATTTCGATCCCGCCATCGTCACCGGTCTGTCACGAGAGATCAGCGAAAGCGGGGTAGGGCGATCGGAAATTCCGCATCCCGTCATCCGCAATGCGGCGATCGCCGCCCGCTTCGAAACGCTGTTTGGCGCGGTGACCGGCGGCAGGGCGGCGGAGGAGCTGCTTCACGACGAACTGCTTCTGCAAATCGTCGCCGATGTTATGCGGGAGCGCTATGGTATCGAAGAGCGGCCACTGGTGCCGGCGTCGATCCGCGCGGCCCGAGATCTGATCGATGACGATCCGCTCGCCGCCGTCTCGCTTGCCGATCTCTCCAGGGAAAGTGGGCTCAGCCGCTTCCAGGTGTTGCGCGGTTTTGCCAAGGCGACCGGATTGACGCCGCATGCCTATCTCGTCCAGGCCCGCATCCATATCGCCCGCCGGCTGATCGCTCAGGGCATGCCGCTTGCGGAAGCGGCTTTTGCCAGCGGCTTTGCCGACCAGAGCCACATGACGCGGGTCTTCGTGCGCAAATACGGTCTTTCGCCGCGCCGCTATGCCGGCGCCTTTCTCTGA
- a CDS encoding APH(3') family aminoglycoside O-phosphotransferase has translation MSIFQEDQPPSAEALNARLAGYRFERDALGRSAASVFRLEALGLPTLYLKVERAGPFGELADEAGRLRWLQTSGLPCPDIIAEDSDGVHNRLLISALPGSDLASALVLTPLARVELLAAALLDLHRLPIASCPFDHRLERRVAAAKARMQASIVDETDFDETRVGKSAEALFAELQSGSLGREDLVITHGDACLPNFIASEEGFSGYIDCSRLGVADRYQDIALACRSIAHNFGEALVQPFLERYGMPAADPARLDYYQLLDEFF, from the coding sequence ATGTCGATTTTCCAAGAGGATCAACCGCCGTCGGCGGAGGCGCTTAATGCCCGTCTGGCCGGCTACCGGTTCGAACGCGATGCGCTCGGCCGCTCCGCCGCGAGCGTCTTCCGGCTGGAAGCGCTTGGATTGCCAACGCTTTATCTGAAGGTCGAACGAGCCGGTCCTTTTGGCGAACTCGCCGACGAAGCAGGCAGGCTTCGCTGGCTCCAGACTTCCGGTCTGCCTTGTCCCGATATCATTGCAGAGGATAGCGACGGTGTGCACAACCGGTTGCTGATCAGCGCGCTACCCGGGAGTGATCTCGCCAGTGCACTGGTTCTAACGCCGCTTGCGCGGGTCGAGCTGCTGGCTGCAGCCCTTCTTGACCTGCATCGCCTGCCGATCGCATCCTGCCCGTTCGATCATCGGCTGGAGAGGCGTGTCGCGGCGGCAAAAGCGCGGATGCAGGCCAGCATCGTCGACGAGACCGATTTCGATGAGACGCGGGTTGGAAAGAGTGCTGAGGCACTGTTTGCCGAACTCCAAAGCGGGAGCCTGGGCCGCGAGGATCTCGTCATCACCCATGGTGATGCCTGCCTGCCGAATTTCATCGCGTCGGAAGAGGGATTTTCGGGTTATATCGACTGCAGCCGTCTCGGCGTCGCCGACCGCTATCAGGATATCGCGCTCGCCTGCCGCAGCATCGCCCACAATTTCGGCGAGGCGCTGGTGCAGCCCTTCCTCGAACGTTACGGCATGCCGGCCGCGGATCCGGCAAGGCTCGATTATTATCAGCTGCTCGACGAATTCTTCTAG
- a CDS encoding DUF930 domain-containing protein yields the protein MWLDAAGFRGHIAAVTEEDVEPAETQHETGKQRPEIRWGVVASVAAHIPIVALLIFGLPKIEPKPPEDESVKVELVPPPEEKKPEPKPEEKPPEPKPPEEAKKEPPPPPPPPPPPPASKNPEQAKPRPMPTLNPVIEFGDRNSGPEKSLAGSSPQGETKPATTPPQHDAEPAQMPTKTAAEKPKTEEPPSKPVPDDVKLPEVATTDVSPERNGPPTDVSGEANTSIEQTKPPEQLAAEKPKVIAKDDLPKAKTLFSRTEDGNLFAQTAVSGLSRKERVATLCTTELQGQLVHGSPRYFPSALPSFGLRTGTILDVRDAAFGTAKGWYQVRFRCEVDEEATKVVSFAHEVGGLIPRSQYAKYEIRD from the coding sequence TTGTGGCTTGATGCTGCCGGTTTTAGAGGCCACATCGCTGCTGTGACAGAAGAAGACGTAGAACCGGCGGAAACGCAGCACGAAACGGGAAAGCAGCGGCCTGAAATCCGCTGGGGCGTCGTCGCGTCCGTTGCTGCGCATATTCCTATCGTTGCTCTTCTGATTTTCGGGCTGCCGAAGATCGAGCCGAAGCCTCCCGAAGACGAGAGCGTGAAGGTGGAACTCGTCCCGCCGCCGGAGGAGAAAAAGCCGGAGCCCAAGCCCGAGGAAAAGCCACCGGAGCCGAAGCCGCCGGAAGAGGCCAAGAAGGAACCGCCTCCGCCGCCTCCGCCACCTCCGCCGCCGCCGGCCAGCAAGAATCCCGAGCAAGCTAAGCCGAGGCCTATGCCGACTCTGAACCCTGTCATCGAGTTTGGCGATAGGAATAGCGGCCCCGAAAAGTCTTTGGCGGGAAGTTCTCCTCAGGGCGAAACCAAACCCGCAACAACTCCGCCGCAGCACGATGCCGAACCGGCGCAGATGCCGACAAAGACTGCTGCAGAAAAACCAAAAACCGAGGAGCCTCCGTCAAAACCGGTGCCGGACGACGTGAAGCTTCCTGAGGTCGCGACGACTGACGTTTCCCCAGAGCGAAATGGGCCGCCGACAGACGTCTCTGGCGAAGCCAATACTAGCATCGAGCAGACTAAGCCGCCGGAGCAACTGGCGGCTGAGAAACCGAAAGTGATAGCTAAAGACGATCTGCCCAAGGCAAAAACTCTGTTTTCACGGACGGAAGATGGCAATTTGTTTGCGCAAACTGCGGTCAGTGGTCTTTCGCGCAAAGAGCGAGTGGCCACTCTTTGCACCACCGAACTTCAGGGCCAACTCGTTCACGGTTCGCCGCGTTATTTCCCTTCCGCATTGCCTAGTTTTGGATTGCGAACCGGTACCATCCTTGATGTAAGAGATGCCGCCTTTGGCACAGCCAAGGGCTGGTACCAGGTTCGTTTCCGTTGCGAGGTGGATGAGGAAGCGACGAAAGTCGTGTCATTTGCCCACGAAGTTGGTGGATTGATCCCCCGCAGTCAGTATGCGAAATATGAAATTCGTGACTAG
- a CDS encoding DUF930 domain-containing protein: protein MELAAGKWDDGIRRGAAASFALHAIAILLLLLLLPKAEPPLPLPDDGLSVEIVPQAVESLKMPEPAKTPLPEQAKPEAAKPVAEPAAPVTNNPPAAAMPSVAPITLPVPKPMEFVEARQLFSDKVLADPRSRRAREALRGLAGSERNLQLCDLEALEQVRRAQPAMAPDALAPYAMAAEKVSGNSVEVKGGAFRSKRKWYNIQFKCELDAGSGKVVSFAFLVGDAIPQDEWQEHNLVADDGVADQ from the coding sequence ATGGAACTGGCGGCGGGCAAGTGGGATGACGGGATCCGGCGGGGCGCTGCGGCGTCGTTCGCGCTGCATGCCATCGCGATCCTGCTCCTTCTGCTGCTGTTGCCGAAGGCCGAGCCGCCGTTGCCATTGCCGGATGACGGTCTCTCGGTGGAGATCGTTCCTCAGGCCGTGGAATCGCTGAAAATGCCCGAGCCCGCCAAGACGCCTTTGCCGGAACAGGCAAAGCCTGAGGCGGCAAAACCCGTAGCCGAGCCGGCGGCGCCGGTTACAAATAATCCGCCTGCCGCGGCAATGCCTTCAGTGGCACCGATCACTTTGCCGGTGCCAAAGCCGATGGAATTCGTCGAGGCAAGACAGCTGTTTTCCGACAAGGTCCTTGCCGATCCGCGCAGCCGCCGCGCCCGCGAGGCACTGCGTGGCCTTGCCGGCAGCGAGCGCAATCTGCAGCTCTGTGACCTGGAGGCGTTGGAGCAGGTGCGCCGGGCGCAGCCGGCCATGGCGCCGGATGCGCTTGCGCCCTATGCGATGGCGGCGGAGAAGGTCAGCGGCAACAGCGTCGAAGTGAAGGGCGGCGCCTTCCGAAGCAAACGGAAATGGTACAACATCCAATTCAAATGTGAGTTGGATGCCGGCTCCGGCAAGGTCGTGTCCTTTGCCTTCCTCGTCGGCGATGCCATTCCGCAAGATGAATGGCAGGAGCACAATCTGGTGGCCGACGATGGCGTCGCCGACCAATAA
- a CDS encoding GYD domain-containing protein: MTTYILLINWTDQGIRNIRDSAKRLDAAKKLLASVGGSFNQFFLTMGGHDMVAVCEAPDDAVMAHFTLSLAMGGNVRTETLKAFPEAAYRDLIGSLG, translated from the coding sequence ATGACCACTTACATTCTTTTGATCAATTGGACGGATCAGGGCATCCGCAATATTCGCGACTCGGCAAAACGGCTCGATGCGGCGAAGAAATTGCTCGCCAGCGTTGGCGGTTCCTTCAACCAGTTCTTTCTGACGATGGGCGGGCACGACATGGTCGCCGTCTGCGAGGCGCCCGATGACGCCGTCATGGCGCATTTTACCCTCTCGCTGGCGATGGGCGGCAATGTCCGCACGGAGACGCTGAAGGCATTCCCGGAAGCCGCCTACCGGGATCTCATCGGCTCGCTCGGGTAG